CGATCCTTTGGAACCAACTGTGCAGGCTTGGTGGAATAATAAAGTAAGTGAGATTTATAAATACGTGCCTGACTTTGGTGGCTTTTTGGTCAAAGCAAATTCAGAAGGTCAACCTGGTCCTCAAAACTACAATCGCAGCCATGCAGATGGAGCAAATTTACTAGCCAAAGCACTAAAGCCACACGACGGTTTAGTTATTTGGCGTGCATTTGTATACTCCGACTTAGACCCGAGCGATCGTGCAAAGCAAGCTTACAGTGAGTTTGTACCTATGGATGGTCAGTTTGAAAACAATGTTTTAATTCAATCGAAAAACGGAGCCATTGACTTTCAACCAAGAGAACCTTTTCATCCCATGTTTGGTGCAATGCCAAAAACTCCCTTGATGATGGAGTACCAAATCACTCAGGAATATTTAGGCTTTAGTACTCATTTGGTCTATTTGCCAAAATTATTTGAAGAGGTTTTGGATGCCGATACGAAACAAAAAGGTGATAATTCTACGGTTGCCAAAGTGATAGATGGATCTCTTCATAGCAAAAAGCTTACTGGTATGGCAGGCGTTGCCAACATTGGCACAGATATCAATTGGACAGGCCATCCTTTTGCACAAGCCAATTGGTATGGCTTTGGAAGGTTGGCTTGGGATCCATATTTAAGTTCAGAAACCATTGCAGAAGAATGGCTAAAGTCGACATTCACTACGGAGCCTAGTTTTGTAAACACTATCAAAAACATGATGATAACATCACGTGAGGCAGTTGTAAATTACATGAACCCTTACGGACTGCATCACCTTTTCGACACGAACCATCATTATGGTCCGGGTCCATGGGTAAGTAACCTAAGTCGCCCCGAATGGAATCCGACCTACTATCATAAAGCGGATAAAAATGGGATTGGGTTTGATCGTACACCCAGCGGTAGTAATGCAACTGCTCAGTATGCTCCTGAAGTTGCTGCAACATTTAATAATCTCGATACTTGCCCCGAAGAATTGCTCCTTTGGTTCCATCACGTTCCTTGGGATTATAAATTGAAAAATGGACAAACACTTTGGAATGGCATGGCACTTAAATACCAAGAAGGCGTAAATCAAGTAAAAGAGATGAAAAGGACTTGGGAAAACAATGAAAAACATGTTTCTCCTGAGGTCTATAAAGAAGTCAGCATGTTGCTAGAAATTCAGTTGAAAGAGGCAATTTGGTGGAAGGACGCATCGCTTTTATACTTTCAAACTTTCTCCAACCAAGAGATTCCTGAAGGTGTAGAAAAACCTACAAAGACGCTGGAATATTACCAGTCTCTCAAGTTCCCTTTTGCTCCTGGAATTAGGCCACATTGGGATTGAACGAATACATCAAATGAGAATTACAAAGTTTGCCTTTACGCTAATATTTTCGCTTCAATGCTTCGTATTGTTGGGTCAACATACCCTTCCAAGGTTTGAATACACAATCTCCATAAATTCTCCTCAAAGTAAAAGCTACGAGGTAGAGATGCAGGTCAAAAACTGGAAAGCGGACAATATTTTACTCAAGTTACCTAACTGGATGCCAGGCTACTATCAGCTTATGAACTACTCAGATGACTTGAATGGGCTTTCTTGTGAAGACAAGAATGGAAAACAGTTGACATTTGAACAGAAAACTAAAAGATCATGGCTCGTAACAAGGCTTCCAAGTGACGATTTTAAAATAAAATATACGATTAAGACCCATAAAAGTTTTGTCGCAAATAGCATCGTAGATAGCCTTCACGCATACATTATACCAGCCAATTCTTTCCTTTATGTAGATGGTTATTTGGATTCACCTGTTTTGGTAAACCTTAACTTTGTAGACTCTTGGAATGATGTAGCAACTGGTCTAGAAACTGTTTCTGAGGTTGAACATAAATACCTTGCCTCGGACTTTGATATTTTATATGATTGCCCAATATTAATAGGGAATTTAGATCACTTACCAAGTTTCGATGTTGATGGGAAAGTTCATGAATTTGTAGGGTTTAAACTAGGAGATTTTAATAAAGAACTTTTTGTAAAAAACTTGCAGAAAATGGTGACTGCTGCATCAAATATCATTGGTGATATTCCATACAAAAAGTACACTTTTATAGGCATAGGGCCTGGTAGAGGGGGCATTGAGCATCTCAATAATACAACTATAAGTTTCGATGGGAATGACCTAAAAACCCCAAAAGACATGAATAGGGTTATGAATTTCTTAGCCCATGAGTATTTTCATCATTATAATGTCAAGCGGATTAGACCTTTCGAACTGGGTCCATTTGATTATGAAAACGGCAACAAAACCAATCTCTTATGGATATGTGAAGGGTTGACGGTTTATTACGAATACCTGATTGTAAAAAGAGCTGGTTTAGTTGACTTACCTACTTTGTTAAGTTTTTTTGAAAGTAATATCAATGCTCACGAAAATAATACAGGCAAAAACCATCAATCTCTACAACAGGCTAGTTATCATACTTGGAGTGATGGACCTTTTGGAGGACAAAAAGGTAAGTCCATTTCTTATTATGACAAAGGCCCCATTGTGGGTTTATTTCTAGATTTGGAAATAAGAAACGGTACAAAAAATAAGAAATCGCTAGACGACGTAATGCGAATGCTTTATCAAAAATACTATTTGCGTGAAAAAAGAGGCTTTACCGAAGCTGAGTTTCAGGCTATTTGTGAAGAAGTTTCACAAACAGACTTGTCAATTTTCTTTGAATATGTTTACACCACCAAAGAGCTAGATTA
This portion of the Spirosomataceae bacterium TFI 002 genome encodes:
- a CDS encoding Predicted metalloprotease, contains C-terminal PDZ domain (manually curated), producing the protein MGQHTLPRFEYTISINSPQSKSYEVEMQVKNWKADNILLKLPNWMPGYYQLMNYSDDLNGLSCEDKNGKQLTFEQKTKRSWLVTRLPSDDFKIKYTIKTHKSFVANSIVDSLHAYIIPANSFLYVDGYLDSPVLVNLNFVDSWNDVATGLETVSEVEHKYLASDFDILYDCPILIGNLDHLPSFDVDGKVHEFVGFKLGDFNKELFVKNLQKMVTAASNIIGDIPYKKYTFIGIGPGRGGIEHLNNTTISFDGNDLKTPKDMNRVMNFLAHEYFHHYNVKRIRPFELGPFDYENGNKTNLLWICEGLTVYYEYLIVKRAGLVDLPTLLSFFESNINAHENNTGKNHQSLQQASYHTWSDGPFGGQKGKSISYYDKGPIVGLFLDLEIRNGTKNKKSLDDVMRMLYQKYYLREKRGFTEAEFQAICEEVSQTDLSIFFEYVYTTKELDYPKYLAHAGLKIDSTKEENGKLRYSIAQIDKPNSLQKRVLASLIRE
- a CDS encoding alpha-glucuronidase, whose translation is MSTIKFVFFAYFLSISVAFTQTSSTYDLWLGYGKDGKSNVYQKSIKSIYFAGESETQIAAKEELTKGLNQMMEKSPKFVTSLSNASLFVATKNALSFEYLNEVQNDLEEVGEEGFILKSFRLKGKNRILLTANTDKGILYGVFRLLRIMQMKESLSEISIVDAPKIDIRMLNHWDNLDRTVERGYAGFSLWNWQKLPGYIDQRYIDYARANASIGINSVSLTNVNANAQILTPMYLEKVKALADVFRPYGIKVFLTARFSAPIELGGLETADPLEPTVQAWWNNKVSEIYKYVPDFGGFLVKANSEGQPGPQNYNRSHADGANLLAKALKPHDGLVIWRAFVYSDLDPSDRAKQAYSEFVPMDGQFENNVLIQSKNGAIDFQPREPFHPMFGAMPKTPLMMEYQITQEYLGFSTHLVYLPKLFEEVLDADTKQKGDNSTVAKVIDGSLHSKKLTGMAGVANIGTDINWTGHPFAQANWYGFGRLAWDPYLSSETIAEEWLKSTFTTEPSFVNTIKNMMITSREAVVNYMNPYGLHHLFDTNHHYGPGPWVSNLSRPEWNPTYYHKADKNGIGFDRTPSGSNATAQYAPEVAATFNNLDTCPEELLLWFHHVPWDYKLKNGQTLWNGMALKYQEGVNQVKEMKRTWENNEKHVSPEVYKEVSMLLEIQLKEAIWWKDASLLYFQTFSNQEIPEGVEKPTKTLEYYQSLKFPFAPGIRPHWD